Within the Sporocytophaga myxococcoides DSM 11118 genome, the region CATAAAGGAACTTTGGGATGTTATAGGCTTTGATAAAAATGAGACAAAATACTTTGAAAGGTTAATTCAATCTGATATCAGTATTTGTTCCATAGAAAATTTAAGATCAGGAGATTATGTTATAGAATCACTGGAAACCTCACTGTGGTGTTTATTAAAATCTGATTCATACAAAGAGGCTGTGCTAAAATCAATAAATCTTGGTAACAATACCAGCTCTATCGGAGCCATCACAGGAGGGCTGGCTGGTCTATATTATGGTTATAAATCTATTCCTGACAACTGGATTGAAAAACTCACAAAAAGAAAATATATTCACGATCTTGCTAATCGACTAGACTTAATGTACTCATAAAGCACTAATTCATCTTAAGAAAAAGCTATTTCTGTTGTTTGAGACTTTTCAATTCATTTTGAAGTGAATCATTTGCAGCTCGCAATAAATGATTTTCTTCTGTTAAATTTTTAATCACACTAAATGAAGTGTTACGGCTACTTTCTTTTTCTTTCTTACATTCTTCCAATTTTAAATGCTCTGTTACTGCATAAGCAAAGACACCAAGCACTGCAAAAATGATGATTACCAAAAGTGAATTCTTTTTCATAACTTTCTAATTTACTTCAAATGTATTTTAATTTTATCTAACCAAAAATTAAAAGTTAAGTTACTTTCATTTTTCCAGAATTGAATCATTATCCATTATACTCAGAATGCCTGCCATCCCTCCACCTGGCGCCATCCATATCATAAGAGTTTTTCCATTTAAGTACGCTCCTTCTTCAACTTCAAGCTTTTCCTGACTAACTTTTGACTCTGGTATATCTTTATATAAAATGTAATTGAATAATTTTTCTCCCAATACAGACAAATCAATTTCTAAAAATCGCTCCTCTTCATTTGTCATGGCCCCTATGAACCATTGATTTCTCTTCCTTCTTGCTAATACAATGTATTGTCCTACCTCACCTTTCAGAAACTTTGTTTCATCCCATGAAGCAGGTACAATCTTTAAAAACTCTGACCCTGGCTGTCCATAATAAGCATCCGGATGATCGCATAGACTTTGTAACCCACTTTCATATACAACATACATTGCAAGCTGACTACATCTTGTCCCTATAGCCATTGGCTCCTGCCATTCCGACCTATGTTTGTCAGCAGATACATTTCGAAATGCACCAGGAGTAAAATCCATCGCACCTGCAAGCATTCTTGTATATGGTATTGTTACATGATGAGAAGGCATTGTATTAGCCCACTTGTTATACTCCATTCCCCTAACACCTTCATGAGTAATTAAATTTGGATAAGTTCTGGACAAGCCGGTTGGTTTATGGGCTCCATGCATATCGACAAGCAAAAAATTCTCAGCAGCAAGCTCCGTTACTTCAATATAAAAACAGACCATCTCCTGATCATCTCTATCCATATAGTCCATTTTTATTCCTTTAATTCCCCATTGTCTGTATAGTGGAAATGCTTCCTGCATTTGTCGTTTTACACAATTCCAATTGAGCCATAAAAGAATACCTACATTTCTTTTCTTTCCATATTCTATTATTTCGTGAAGATTGAGTTCCGGAATAAATTTTGTAATATCTGCATCTGTATCATCATGACTGCCGTACCATCCGGCATCTATAAGCATATATTCAAGGTTAAATAAACTTGCAAAATCTATATAATACTTGAAGGTATCTGTATTCATACCTCCGAAAATTCCTTCCTTTTTAACCACTGCATTAGACCACCAGTCCCAGGCATATTTACCAGGTTTTATCCACTCTTCAGCATTAGTAATCTTTGAAGGATAATTCAAATGGTTCAGTAGGTTTGACTCAATTAATTTACCGCCATGATCTCCCGTCATCACAGCCCTCCAGGGAGATTGAAATGAACCACTTTTTCTCACAGCTATCAGATCATCTGAACGACGAGATAATAGGCTATACATAGATTTTGTCTCAATATCCCATTTCAGATAACTTCCGGAATAATCAATGAGAGCAGCTTCTGTAATTGCAATAGCCAGGTGTTCATTTTGAGCTAAAAATGGTAAAGCTATTAATCGCTCAGATTCCAATTCAGAA harbors:
- a CDS encoding glycoside hydrolase family 97 protein; translated protein: MKLESPDTRLSIYIEESQNGVILLCEYQRKNFLRCSLGGFDTTEGKIGEHLKIRNTERISSRENYNLYSGKSSKAVGTYNQIILHCQDRLGSRYHIDIIVRAYNEGLAFCYKFSESETHEFHIINENNNYSLIASDLTLWPMYLNSFATNYEELYHKQRISELESERLIALPFLAQNEHLAIAITEAALIDYSGSYLKWDIETKSMYSLLSRRSDDLIAVRKSGSFQSPWRAVMTGDHGGKLIESNLLNHLNYPSKITNAEEWIKPGKYAWDWWSNAVVKKEGIFGGMNTDTFKYYIDFASLFNLEYMLIDAGWYGSHDDTDADITKFIPELNLHEIIEYGKKRNVGILLWLNWNCVKRQMQEAFPLYRQWGIKGIKMDYMDRDDQEMVCFYIEVTELAAENFLLVDMHGAHKPTGLSRTYPNLITHEGVRGMEYNKWANTMPSHHVTIPYTRMLAGAMDFTPGAFRNVSADKHRSEWQEPMAIGTRCSQLAMYVVYESGLQSLCDHPDAYYGQPGSEFLKIVPASWDETKFLKGEVGQYIVLARRKRNQWFIGAMTNEEERFLEIDLSVLGEKLFNYILYKDIPESKVSQEKLEVEEGAYLNGKTLMIWMAPGGGMAGILSIMDNDSILEK